A segment of the Cellvibrio sp. KY-YJ-3 genome:
AGCGACGTTAATAAATAGACTGCCCACTAATCCCACTGCGGCGCTGAATAAACTTCTGTTGATCATCGGTGATCTCCTGTAAACAATTATGGTTGGCTTGGCGTGTTGGTTATAGCGGCACTGCTGCTATTACCGGATGCAGCACTGCTGCTTTGAGTGGCGCCTTCCTCTTTTTTCGGGCCATCTTCATCACTGCTGTCTTTGCGATTGCTATCCACTGTGGCTTTGAGTGAGTCAATGTCGGTCATAAATTCCGCCAAACTCACATCGCGACTGATACGCAAGGCGGGCGGATAAAGTTGACTCAGGTAAAGCGCATCGCCCAAGTGATTGCTGGCCTGATATTGCTTGGTCATGGAGATGCCCGAGCCAGCCAGCGCCAGCGCCAGCAAATAAAGTTTCAGACGTCCGGGGCGTTTGTTGCCCGCGGTACGCATGTGGAAGTAGAGGGTTATCGCGCAGATAAAAATCAGCGGGTGCACTGTGAAATGTGCCAAGGTCTCCCAACTAAAGGCATAGGCGAGCATGCTGCTCAGGTAGTCCCACAGTTCCAGCCCTGCAAGCCCCAAACTCACAATAAACAAGTGGCGACCAAAGCGCGCTTGACCGTTGAGAAGTTTGCTAAAGATGGCCCAGATGCCGCTCCAGCCCAGCGCAAAACCGATCACGCTGACCAGTTCGAGCAGGTATTTGCTGAGTGTGCCCTGATTCAAATCGCTCAGCCAGGTGGTCAGCAGGCCGGTTGCCACGAGCAATACCAAACCGGCAAGCGCTGGTAACAAACCTTCCCAGCGGTGATTGGTAAAGTCGGTTTGCTCGGCCGCGACCTGATAATCCGGCGTGCGAATGCGCAGACGAGTATGGCCCAAGCGGTACACCGCATCCCCATCTACTACAAAAAAGCGTTCGCGATGATTGGCGCGGGTGATGCCGTTAAAACTGTCCAGATCATTGATGATCAGTTCATCTAATTGATTGAGTTCAATCTGGGCGTGATGCGCTGCGGTGTGCGGGTCATCGAGAATAATATCGTTGTCATAGGCGCGGCCTATGCGAATGGGTAATTGGGTCAATTTGTGGCGATGAAGTACCTCGCCATCCGCGGTCAGCTGCTCAACAAACAAAAGGCGGTTCATTGCGACACCTCCGTTTTGTCAGTCGGTGTAATCGTGGTGGTGGCGTCCGGTTCTGAGCGGCGGCGATCAATGCCCTGAATAAATTGTTCGATTAAACGCGTGCCATTGGCATAGGACACGCCTTGGATATTGATCAGGCTTTGCAGGCTCATTTGGCTATCGTCAGTACTGGCGGTAATCAGGGTAAAGTCATAGAGGTCTTTGAATTTGTGATAGGCCTCGGTGCACACCAAGGCGCGCAGCGAAATAGCATTGTGGGTCACAAAACTCTCGGTGCAGGCGGCGGGTGTAATGGTGTCACTTTTGGCGGTGCTGTAAACCTGATCGGCGAACATTTGGCTGGCCAATTGGGAAAATTGCAGGCTGTTGAGTTTGCGATTACGCGCATATTGGTGACGCATGGTCACATGACCGGTCTGCAAATCACCGGAGACAAAAATGGCCGATTCCATGGAGCAGTTGATACTTGCAACGGTATAGGCTTTTTTGGCTGAGCTGTCGGAGTTGCCCCAGCAGCGCACTTGATCGGATTCGCGCACCGGTACCGAATAGGGGCCGAGTTGTTTGATGCTGAAAGGTTTGTCGAGCAGGGTGTCTACCATTGCTGACTGATGCTGTAATAACTGCTCACCAATAATGGGTTTGAAATCGGTGGGCGCTGTCATCTCACTGGTGACGCGCGCCAGTAATTGCTGCACGTAGATTGCGGGCACCAAAAAACTCACCAATTCACCATCGCGGCGATGAGCGACGTTTACTCCCGCTACCTGACCGTCGGCGGTCACATTGGGGCCGCCACTCATGCCCGGGTTAACCGGGCCGGTAAACATCAGCTGATCGGAAAACCCGCGCGCGCTGATGCCGTTGTAAGTACCTTCAGAAATGGTAAAACCCAAGTCCAGCGGGTTGCCGAGGGAGTAAAGTTTTTCACCCTGGCTCAAGCGCTCAAGCGGCGGCTGTTGGCTGCTGCCTGCTGCGTGGGGAACGTTAAAAAAGCCAGTACCGTTACGGGCAATGCGCACTATCGCCAAATCATGCAGTACATCCACCGCCAGCAGTTCAATGGCACCACTTTTTCCCTGGGTGTCTTTGTATTCCCCAAAGTAGGTATCTGGTTCCAGCGCGATTTGCGAGATGACATGAAAGTTGGTTACCACCAAATTAGAGGTGCCAATCAAAAAGCCCGATCCCACTGAAGATTGGCTATTACCGTTCTTCAGTAAAACGCGCAGTTGCAACAGATCCTGCTGCCCCGCGGCATACAGTTGCTGCGCAGTTGATGAAGGTTGTGCCGGAGTGGAAGCTGTTGTGGCAGGGGCTGCGGCACTGGTGGGCGGGTTGAGCTGCGCCAACACGGGAATACTAAGGCAGCTCGCCAAGGAGAGCGCGCAGGCCAGCAGGCGGTGCGAAGTAGTCATGAATGTCCTTAGGTTATCGGCTGGTGATAATGCACTCATGGAGGGCATTAGGTGAAAATGAAGCTATGACGAATAGTAGCGACAATCTATCACCCCCGGTAGGTGTATAGCGCAGGATTTATCCCTGCTTTACGTATGCGCAGTGATTTACGTAACCCCGCGCTGCAGGGTTCATCGGTTTAGTGATCGGGCGTGCGCGCCAGCGCCCAGACATCCACCCGCGCCGCGCCCGCTTTGATCAGCAGCTCGCTTAAACAGCGCGCCGTTGCCGTGGTGGTTACCACGTCATCGATCAGCGCCACATGTGCACCTTTTAACAGCGGTCGATATTTGGGGGTGATCTCAAAGGCGCGACGTAAATTGCCCTGCCGCTCGCGTCGGCTAAGACCTTTTTGCGAGTGGCCATGCTGTTGGCGCTGTAATGCATTTACCAGTGGCAGCTTTAATCCTTGGGCGATGGGGTAGGCCAGTAGTTCACTTTGATTAAATCCGCGCTGCCAGCGCTTGCGCCAATGCATGGGCACCGGCACCACAAAATCCGGTCGTGTTACTTGCTGGCAGTGGTGCAGTAAGAGCTGAGCGAGTTGTTTGCCGCTGCTTAGCTGGCGCCGGTATTTGAATTGATGGATCAAAAAGTCGAGTGGATGGCTGTATTCGTAAGGAATACAGCATTGGCTAAACGCCGGTGGTTGGCGCACGCAGTGACCGCACAAGGGCGCATCGCTAGCCAGTGGAATACTGCACTGTGCGCAGCACCAGCGGTGTTGATCCAAACGTGGTAGTGACCGCTCACATTCGCTGCAGATACTGTCTTTATTGGTTTGGCCGCAGAGCAGGCACGGCTGGGGCAATAATCGTTGGAAGCCATTTTTAAGCAAGTGCCACATACAGGGTCCTTGTATTGTGTGTGAGTCGAGCGCCCGAGCGGCTCATTGTCGATAGTGGTTTTGCCTTTGTCAAAAATGATTAGTAAACCAAAAAAGTTTTTTTGGTTGACAGCTTTTACCTCTCCGCTAAGATGCGTTATCTGTTTCCTGAACCTATGGACGCCCTCTTATGAACGCCAGCTTTGCCCCCACCATTCGCCACGACTGGACACGCGCCGAAATTCTCGCCCTGTTTGAACTGCCCTTTAGCGACCTGATGTTTCAGGCGCAAAGTGTACATCGCGCCTACTTCAACCCCAATGAGGTGCAAGTCAGTACGCTCTGTTCGATCAAAACCGGCGCCTGCCCCGAAGATTGCGCCTACTGCCCGCAATCAGCCCGTTACGACACCGGCCTTGAGCGCGAAAAATTGATGGCAGTGGAAAAGGTAATCGAAGAAGCCAAGGCCGCCAAAGCCTCAGGTGCGACCCGCTTTTGTATGGGTGCGGCGTGGCGTTCACCCAAGAACAAAGACATGCCCTACGTGACTACCATGGTGAAAGGCGTTAAAGAACTGGGTCTGGAAACTTGTATGACCCTGGGTATGCTCGATCAGGATCAGGCGCAGGAACTGGCCGATGCTGGTCTGGACTACTACAACCACAACCTTGATACCTCGCCTGAATACTACGGCGAAATTATCACCACCCGCACCTATCAAGACCGCTTGGAAACACTCGCCAATGTGCGTAAGGCGGGCATGAAAGTCTGCTGTGGCGGTATTGTCGGTATGGGCGAAGAGGAAAGTGATCGTGCAGGTTTGTTGCAACAGCTGGCGAATATGGCCGATCACCCAGAATCCGTGCCAATTAATATGTTGGTGAAAGTGGGTGGCACCCCGCTGGAAAACGAAGCCGATCTCGATCCGCTCGATTTCATTCGCACCATCGCCGTCGCGCGTATTCTTATGCCGCAATCCCACGTGCGTTTATCTGCCGGTCGCGAACAAATGAACGAGCAGACGCAGGCTATGGCATTCCTTGCGGGCGCCAACTCGATTTTCTACGGCGAAAAATTACTGACTACACCCAACCCCGAAGCCAACAAAGACATGCAGCTGTTTAAAAAGCTCGGCATCAAACCCGAAGCTTACGAAGTGCATGAAGATGAAAGCGAACAGGAAGCGGCGATAGTCAATAAACTGCAAGAAACCGCACTGGATTCGATGTTTTATAACGCCGCAAAATAGTTCGCATTTTGTCTTCTCTCAATGGCGGCTTGCTGCGCTAAGCCGCCCTACATGTACTGCATTCATGTCTTCTCATCTCGATCAAACTCTCGCTCCTGCCCTTGCTGAACGCCGTGCGGCGCATTTGTATCGCACGCGCAAATTATTGCAGTCACCGCAAACGCCACAAGTGGTTGTTGATGGCAAAAGTTACCTCGCGTTTTGCAGTAACGATTATTTAGGGCTGGCCAATCACCCGGAGGTGATTTCTGCACTGCAAAAATCGGCAGCAAAATTCGGCGTGGGCAGCGGCGCATCGCATTTGGTGGCGGGGCATTCGAGCGAACATCACGCATTGGAAGAAGAGCTGGCCGCATTTACCGGGCGCGAACGCGCACTGTTATTTTCCACCGGCTACATGGCCAATATGGGCGCCATTACCGCGCTGGTCGGGCAGGGCGATGCAGTCTTTGAGGATCGGTTAAATCACGCCAGTTTATTGGATGCGGGTTTATTAAGCGGCGCGCGCTTCCAGCGATTTTTGCACAATGATCTGCAGAATTTGCAAAATCGTCTGGATAAAACCGACGCGCAGCGAAAATTAATTGTGGTTGATGGCGTATTCAGTATGGACGGCGATTGTGCGCCACTGCCGGAACTCGCTGTAGTCGCAAAAAAAAATAATGCTTGGTTGATGGTGGATGATGCCCACGGTTTTGGCTGCTTGGGAAAAACTGGTGCGGGCAGCTGTGAACATTTTGGTTTAACACAAAATGATGTGCCGATTTTAATGGGTACACTCGGCAAAGCGGCGGGCAGTTTTGGCGCTTTTATCGCAGGCAGCGAAACGCTAGTTGAAAGCCTGATCCAATTTGCGCGCCCCTATATTTACACCACGGCTATGCCGCCAGCAGTTGCTGCCGCCACGCGTGCGAGTTTGCGTTTAATTCAAACCGAGCACTGGCGCCGTGAGCATCTTAATAAATTAATTGCGCATTTTCGTGCGGGCGCGCAAGCACTGAATTTGCAATTAATGGATTCCTTCTCGCCCATTCAGCCAATTGTTATCGGTGATGAAGCAAATGCGTTATTGATATCGCAAAAACTCGCGGAGCGCGGCATTTTAATTATTGCGATTCGCCCGCCGACAGTGGCTGTTGGTAGCTCGCGCTTGCGTATTACTTTTTCGGCGGAGCACAGTATTGCGCAGGTGGATCAACTATTAACAGCGCTGGCAGAAATCATGCGGGGAATTGGGGGCGAGGCGGCGCATGAGTAACCTGGTATTAATTCACGGCTGGGGCTGCGACAGCCGCACCTGGCAGCCGCTAATGCCCGCACTGCAAAATATCGCCACTGTTACCTTGATTGATTTGCCCGGTTTCGGCGCAAGTCCGGTATTGCCGGAATTTTCGTTGGATGCAGTGCTCGATAAAATTGCTGCACAACTACCACAAAATTCAGTTGTTATGGGTTGGTCGTTGGGCGGAATGCTAGCGGTGCAATTGGCGGTGCGTTACCCGCAAAAAATAAGCGGCGTTATTTCGCTCGCGGCCAATCTTAAATTTGTCGCGACGGCCGATTACCGATCAGCGATGCCGCCTGCGATAAATAACAATTTCAATAACAGCTTTGCGCAAGATCCGCAGGCAAGTTTAAAAGTATTTGGTGGTTTGTTAGCGCAGGGCGATGAGCACGAACGCGCATTACTCAAACAATTGCGCCGCACTGAAACCGGCGAAATAAATCCGAATTGGCTAGAAGCGCTGGAGCTATTAGCGCAGCTGGATAATCGCGCTGCATTTGCGCAATTAACCGTGCCGGGGTTGCATCTGCTCGCCGAAAACGATGCGTTAGTTCCAGTGTCTGCCGCAAAAACGATGGTGGAATTGAATTCGCAGCAGCAGATTGTGGTGCTAGAAAATACCGCCCACGCACTGCATTGGAGTCGCCCTCAAGCGGTGATTGGTGCGGTGACTGATTTTTTATTGCCGCAATTTTCGCAAGTAAAAACATCGACGCTGTTAGATAAAAAAAAGATCGCCCACTCTTTCGGCCGCGCCGCTGCAACTTATGATTCAGTCGCGCAATTACAGCGCGATGTGGGCGCTGAACTTTTTCTACAGTTGCCAGAGAATTTGCCTGCTAATGCCCGCATTCTGGATGTGGGTTCCGGTACCGGTTTTTTTACCGCCCTGCTCGCCCAGTGCTACCCACAGGCGCAAGTGATTGGTTTGGATCTGGCGGAGGGCATGTTGCACTTTGCGCGCAATACTCTGCCCGATGCAATTCACTGGCTGTGTGGCGATGCGGAAAATTTGCCACTGGCCAATAACAGTGTTGATGTCATTTTTTCCAGCCTGGCGATCCAGTGGTGCAATAATCTGTCGCAGTTAATGGCGGAATTGCAGCGGGTATTAAAGCCGGGTGGTCGCGTCCATATCGCTACACTTGGCCCCGCTACGCTGCATGAATTAAAAGCAGCTTGGCAAACAGTGGATAATTATGTGCACGTTAATCGCTTTCAGCCGGTTGGTGAATTAACCGCAGCGCTAGCGCAGGGCGGCTTGCAATTGGAACAGTTGCAGGCACAAGAGCGGGTACTTTATTTTGCGCGTGTGGCAGATTTAACTCGTGAGCTAAAAGCGCTCGGCGCGCACAATATTAATAGCGGTAAACCAGAAGGGCTTACCAGTCGTGCACGGTTATTAGCCTTTAAAAATGCTTACGAACAGTTTCGTACTTCGCAGGGTTTGCCCGCCAGTTACGATGTTATTTATTTATCCGCTATCCAATCGAGCGCAGGCAAATCCCATGGCTAAAAAAGTATTTTTTATCGCCGGTACTGATACCAATGTGGGTAAAACATTGGTCGCGGCTGGTTTATTAGTTGCGGCAAAAAATCTCGGGCTGACCACTGCCGCGTTAAAACCGGTTGCGGCGGGCTGTGAAAAAACTGACAGTGGTTTGCGCAATGCGGATGCACTTTTACTGCAATCCGTTATCACCGAGACCATGGTCTACGAACAAATTAATCCGATTGCATTGGAAGCCGCTATAGCGCCCCATATTGCTGCGCAACAGGAAAAGCGTGTGCTCTCGGCGGATCGTTTGGCGGGCTTTTGTCGTGGTAGTTTAAATCAGGCTAATGTCACGCTTATTGAGGGTGCAGGCGGCTGGCGTGTACCCTTAAATCCAAGCGAAACCATGGCTGACCTTGCGCGCATTTTGCGTCTGCCGGTTATTCTGGTGGTGGGTG
Coding sequences within it:
- a CDS encoding FHA domain-containing protein is translated as MNRLLFVEQLTADGEVLHRHKLTQLPIRIGRAYDNDIILDDPHTAAHHAQIELNQLDELIINDLDSFNGITRANHRERFFVVDGDAVYRLGHTRLRIRTPDYQVAAEQTDFTNHRWEGLLPALAGLVLLVATGLLTTWLSDLNQGTLSKYLLELVSVIGFALGWSGIWAIFSKLLNGQARFGRHLFIVSLGLAGLELWDYLSSMLAYAFSWETLAHFTVHPLIFICAITLYFHMRTAGNKRPGRLKLYLLALALAGSGISMTKQYQASNHLGDALYLSQLYPPALRISRDVSLAEFMTDIDSLKATVDSNRKDSSDEDGPKKEEGATQSSSAASGNSSSAAITNTPSQP
- a CDS encoding S1C family serine protease, giving the protein MTTSHRLLACALSLASCLSIPVLAQLNPPTSAAAPATTASTPAQPSSTAQQLYAAGQQDLLQLRVLLKNGNSQSSVGSGFLIGTSNLVVTNFHVISQIALEPDTYFGEYKDTQGKSGAIELLAVDVLHDLAIVRIARNGTGFFNVPHAAGSSQQPPLERLSQGEKLYSLGNPLDLGFTISEGTYNGISARGFSDQLMFTGPVNPGMSGGPNVTADGQVAGVNVAHRRDGELVSFLVPAIYVQQLLARVTSEMTAPTDFKPIIGEQLLQHQSAMVDTLLDKPFSIKQLGPYSVPVRESDQVRCWGNSDSSAKKAYTVASINCSMESAIFVSGDLQTGHVTMRHQYARNRKLNSLQFSQLASQMFADQVYSTAKSDTITPAACTESFVTHNAISLRALVCTEAYHKFKDLYDFTLITASTDDSQMSLQSLINIQGVSYANGTRLIEQFIQGIDRRRSEPDATTTITPTDKTEVSQ
- a CDS encoding ComF family protein encodes the protein MWHLLKNGFQRLLPQPCLLCGQTNKDSICSECERSLPRLDQHRWCCAQCSIPLASDAPLCGHCVRQPPAFSQCCIPYEYSHPLDFLIHQFKYRRQLSSGKQLAQLLLHHCQQVTRPDFVVPVPMHWRKRWQRGFNQSELLAYPIAQGLKLPLVNALQRQQHGHSQKGLSRRERQGNLRRAFEITPKYRPLLKGAHVALIDDVVTTTATARCLSELLIKAGAARVDVWALARTPDH
- the bioB gene encoding biotin synthase BioB; translation: MNASFAPTIRHDWTRAEILALFELPFSDLMFQAQSVHRAYFNPNEVQVSTLCSIKTGACPEDCAYCPQSARYDTGLEREKLMAVEKVIEEAKAAKASGATRFCMGAAWRSPKNKDMPYVTTMVKGVKELGLETCMTLGMLDQDQAQELADAGLDYYNHNLDTSPEYYGEIITTRTYQDRLETLANVRKAGMKVCCGGIVGMGEEESDRAGLLQQLANMADHPESVPINMLVKVGGTPLENEADLDPLDFIRTIAVARILMPQSHVRLSAGREQMNEQTQAMAFLAGANSIFYGEKLLTTPNPEANKDMQLFKKLGIKPEAYEVHEDESEQEAAIVNKLQETALDSMFYNAAK
- the bioF gene encoding 8-amino-7-oxononanoate synthase; translated protein: MSSHLDQTLAPALAERRAAHLYRTRKLLQSPQTPQVVVDGKSYLAFCSNDYLGLANHPEVISALQKSAAKFGVGSGASHLVAGHSSEHHALEEELAAFTGRERALLFSTGYMANMGAITALVGQGDAVFEDRLNHASLLDAGLLSGARFQRFLHNDLQNLQNRLDKTDAQRKLIVVDGVFSMDGDCAPLPELAVVAKKNNAWLMVDDAHGFGCLGKTGAGSCEHFGLTQNDVPILMGTLGKAAGSFGAFIAGSETLVESLIQFARPYIYTTAMPPAVAAATRASLRLIQTEHWRREHLNKLIAHFRAGAQALNLQLMDSFSPIQPIVIGDEANALLISQKLAERGILIIAIRPPTVAVGSSRLRITFSAEHSIAQVDQLLTALAEIMRGIGGEAAHE
- the bioC gene encoding malonyl-ACP O-methyltransferase BioC, with the translated sequence MSNLVLIHGWGCDSRTWQPLMPALQNIATVTLIDLPGFGASPVLPEFSLDAVLDKIAAQLPQNSVVMGWSLGGMLAVQLAVRYPQKISGVISLAANLKFVATADYRSAMPPAINNNFNNSFAQDPQASLKVFGGLLAQGDEHERALLKQLRRTETGEINPNWLEALELLAQLDNRAAFAQLTVPGLHLLAENDALVPVSAAKTMVELNSQQQIVVLENTAHALHWSRPQAVIGAVTDFLLPQFSQVKTSTLLDKKKIAHSFGRAAATYDSVAQLQRDVGAELFLQLPENLPANARILDVGSGTGFFTALLAQCYPQAQVIGLDLAEGMLHFARNTLPDAIHWLCGDAENLPLANNSVDVIFSSLAIQWCNNLSQLMAELQRVLKPGGRVHIATLGPATLHELKAAWQTVDNYVHVNRFQPVGELTAALAQGGLQLEQLQAQERVLYFARVADLTRELKALGAHNINSGKPEGLTSRARLLAFKNAYEQFRTSQGLPASYDVIYLSAIQSSAGKSHG
- the bioD gene encoding dethiobiotin synthase, which codes for MAKKVFFIAGTDTNVGKTLVAAGLLVAAKNLGLTTAALKPVAAGCEKTDSGLRNADALLLQSVITETMVYEQINPIALEAAIAPHIAAQQEKRVLSADRLAGFCRGSLNQANVTLIEGAGGWRVPLNPSETMADLARILRLPVILVVGVRLGCINHALLTVEAIRNDGLTLAGWVANCVDADMPVLQENIQSLAARIPAPCLGVVPWLDAAQPEAVAVALHTESVAHLFSN